Proteins encoded together in one Triticum dicoccoides isolate Atlit2015 ecotype Zavitan chromosome 7B, WEW_v2.0, whole genome shotgun sequence window:
- the LOC119341612 gene encoding putative F-box/FBD/LRR-repeat protein At5g22670, producing the protein MADGAASLLPTAGYDGEDRISALHDDLLCAIISRLSVTDAARTTALSPRWRHLWHSTPLVLDDVDLNESAREAIVSRVLADHPGPFRAVRLAGCKFASLDHDLAEWPRLLVTKGIQKLVIVNKHIQPQHASPRLPAEILRCDSLQRLLLGFWTFPADVSHGADVFLPHLHSLNMIRIDMSDHDLECLIAASPVLKTLVLARNKPKHVRLCSQSLHCVVVGGSPVKEVAVMETPLLDRLILVELPPSAIGGASMGVKITCAPNLRVFGYLEPRAHKLQIGDDVIEPNIMVSPRTVLPGVKILAVKVNFGVFEEINMLASFLRCFPNVDMLHIESLLHDPSIPGYDPTGEHYAKFWQEASPIKCLRSHVKRMVIHKYQGHQNEFEFLKFISKDALELQSLVLVPPKEKISLPDEVNEMIGRLGCPRFRAWASKVLLVLTKVDIGFSLQKSADLTVDDPFRCSMHG; encoded by the exons ATGGCCGAcggcgccgcctccctcctccccaCCGCCGGCTACGACGGCGAGGACCGAATCAGCGCCCTCCACGACGACCTCCTCTGCGCCATCATCTCCCGCCTCTCCGTCACGGACGCCGCCCGCACCACCGCCCTCTCCCCCCGCTGGCGCCACCTCTGGCACTCCACACCGCTCGTCCTCGACGATGTCGACCTGAACGAGTCCGCCCGTGAGGCCATAGTCTCCCGGGTCCTTGCCGACCACCCGGGCCCCTTCCGCGCCGTCCGCCTCGCCGGATGCAAGTTCGCCTCCCTGGACCATGACCTCGCCGAGTGGCCGCGCCTCCTCGTCACCAAGGGCATTCAGAAACTCGTCATCGTCAACAAGCACATCCAGCCCCAGCacgcctccccgcgcctccccgctGAAATCCTCCGCTGCGACTCGCTCCAGCGCCTCTTGCTGGGCTTCTGGACGTTCCCCGCCGACGTCTCCCACGGCGCCGACGTCTTTCTTCCCCACCTCCACAGTCTCAATATGATAAGGATTGACATGAGCGATCATGACCTAGAGTGTTTGATTGCTGCCAGCCCCGTTCTAAAGACCCTTGTGCTCGCCCGCAACAAGCCCAAGCATGTGCGTCTCTGCAGCCAAAGCCTCCATTGCGTGGTCGTTGGAGGATCCCCGGTGAAGGAGGTCGCCGTGATGGAAACGCCGCTCTTGGATCGCCTTATCTTGGTGGAACTGCCTCCTAGTGCTATTGGAGGTGCTAGTATGGGGGTCAAGATTACCTGTGCACCCAACCTGCGGGTGTTTGGCTACCTGGAGCCGAGAGCTCACAAGCTGCAGATTGGCGATGATGTCATCGAG CCAAACATAATGGTGAGCCCAAGAACTGTGCTTCCAGGCGTCAAGATATTGGCCGTGAAGGTGAATTTTGGTGTTTTCGAGGAGATTAACATGCTTGCCAGCTTCCTTAGATGCTTTCCCAATGTTGACATGCTTCACATCgag TCTCTCCTGCATGATCCATCCATACCTGGCTATGATCCCACTGGGGAGCACTATGCCAAGTTCTGGCAGGAGGCCAGTCCGATCAAATGCTTGCGATCACATGTCAAAAGGATGGTTATCCACAAATATCAAGGGCATCAAAACGAGTTTGAATTCCTCAAGTTCATCTCCAAGGATGCGCTGGAGCTGCAGTCTTTGGTGCTTGTGCCACCTAAAGAAAAAATTTCTTTACCGGACGAGGTGAATGAGATGATAGGCAGACTGGGGTGTCCACGGTTTCGAGCATGGGCCTCTAAAGTGTTGCTGGTGTTGACTAAAGTAGACATTGGTTTTAGCTTGCAGAAATCAGCTGACCTTACGGTCGACGACCCTTTTCGCTGCTCGATGCATGGCTAA